A single region of the Thermococcus paralvinellae genome encodes:
- a CDS encoding OsmC family protein, with the protein MSVNLIVDTEVDEKTLEEWIKHVEERCPVSDTIANPTPVKIEVQKA; encoded by the coding sequence GTGAGCGTTAACTTAATAGTTGACACTGAGGTCGATGAAAAGACTTTAGAGGAATGGATCAAGCACGTTGAAGAAAGGTGTCCTGTAAGCGACACTATAGCAAATCCTACCCCAGTTAAGATCGAAGTTCAGAAAGCTTAG
- a CDS encoding OsmC family protein, which produces MPDLKFSIIGEGVSPTKTIAKVRNFEVIVDEPPSLGGTDAGPNPVEYLLVALAGCLNVVGHLVAKEMGFTINSLKIKISGTLDPTKFMGKGGERQVIRK; this is translated from the coding sequence ATGCCTGATTTGAAGTTTTCAATCATAGGCGAAGGTGTATCCCCGACGAAAACTATCGCAAAAGTTAGAAACTTTGAAGTTATCGTTGACGAACCTCCCAGTCTGGGAGGAACAGATGCCGGGCCTAATCCAGTGGAATACCTTTTAGTAGCTTTAGCGGGCTGTTTAAACGTTGTAGGACACTTAGTAGCAAAAGAGATGGGATTTACTATCAATTCACTAAAAATTAAAATCTCAGGGACTTTAGACCCGACCAAATTCATGGGTAAGGGCGGCGAGAGGCAGGTTATAAGGAAGTGA